A DNA window from Rhipicephalus sanguineus isolate Rsan-2018 chromosome 8, BIME_Rsan_1.4, whole genome shotgun sequence contains the following coding sequences:
- the LOC119403164 gene encoding D-beta-hydroxybutyrate dehydrogenase, mitochondrial-like: protein MEAMKKVVDVNILGTCRVAKAFLPLLRKSNGRLVVVTSSFGYVTMPLGTPYSMTKHAAVSMVDGPPTGVLRQGRRHHSGHATSLQDQHQCSFVFTWAHHGGLEEELPRGRRRLHTEGDRQLDRLI, encoded by the exons ATGGAAGCCATGAAGAAAGTCGTTGACGTCAACATCCTTGGTACCTGCCGCGTCGCTAAGGCGTTCCTCCCACTGCTCAGGAAATCCAACGGACGCCTGGTTGTCGTCACTAGCTCTTTCG GATACGTGACGATGCCTTTGGGAACGCCGTACTCGATGACGAAGCACGCGGCTGTATCCATGGTGGATGGACCTCCGACGGGAGTGCTACGGCAAGGGCGTCGACATCATTCAGGTCATGCCACAAGCCTACAA gaCCAACATCAGTGCTCCTTTGTTTTCACGTGGGCTCACCACGGAGGACTTGAAGAAGAACTGCCCAGAGGTCGCCGACGACTTCACACAGAAGGAGATCGACAGCTGGATCGACTCATCTAA